A stretch of Candidatus Lokiarchaeota archaeon DNA encodes these proteins:
- a CDS encoding DEAD/DEAH box helicase, protein MPVLHCLKCGSKLDITQKGRIWTVCCNHCNAELKRKGGDLFDAYEAYSEAIKSGKIGSSTPKRKSWKRKSRSRSSQRRKKTGKERVQSLKEVQRLIEEGGAEIDELPGGLEDLARRGNDYLVTYRHMEETDAEYGSYIGDIKLPSRLKELLREKGIERLYKFQEICYNLIMDGHDVVISAPTAQGKTEGFILPIMKKLLINIRDSVMNPGVRTLLVYPTKALARDQYEKISAMCDACSLTAAIFDGDVSQHKRRKIYSNPPDIMLTNPDILHYHLGWKRSRLVPLLETVDFVVLDEIHLYSGSMGANLFYILKRLALACGDFQKIGASATIANPKEFAELIFDTDVKLVASERAKRGPIHFLMYYPGERSKYSMIVDIVDKLQQGDFKTLVFGNTHTEAELLNMMINDSGHKSMVHRAGLSKKYRNDVEEDFKSGDLPIIVSTPTLELGVDIGDLDSVVSMITSITRLTQRIGRAGRQGQESVAVLALRDNDPISSFYRHQPEKYFTDIDAAYMEPENEVVGYFQLIAAAMSGKLHTSHFPGQKDILNQLEREGILSVTENGEVRVADYERARKEWRGYSIRGIGDTVQIKSGKKTIGRRSMPMAAQELHPGAIYLHGGDNYKSVEFAYTSGLGRARVVQIDEKNVYTKPLYVTMPRIVKINENQDLLGMDVVYCDLEMKQTVDGYVKKETGSGDILDMTQLQNPLDYTYKTKGFAFAAPEPDIAVDKYLSGEFRNAEGPRMGPADLYGGAFHALEHVVIESSDMLTGGSTREIGGVSMGDSGIIFVYDGCPGGNGASKLLFTRLQEALKRSETILNKCDCDTIDGCPLCTYSYQCGNNNSPLFKQGALQSVRQILAGTDTQVDTEGYRGYEPLV, encoded by the coding sequence ATGCCTGTACTTCACTGTCTCAAATGCGGCTCGAAGCTGGATATCACTCAAAAAGGGCGTATTTGGACGGTTTGTTGTAACCATTGCAATGCTGAGCTGAAGCGGAAAGGTGGTGACCTCTTTGACGCATATGAGGCATACTCAGAGGCAATAAAGAGTGGTAAAATAGGTAGTTCCACACCAAAACGGAAGTCTTGGAAGAGAAAATCTCGCTCCCGCTCTTCCCAACGAAGAAAGAAGACCGGTAAGGAGCGAGTACAGTCTCTCAAGGAAGTTCAGAGGCTAATCGAGGAAGGTGGAGCCGAAATTGATGAACTGCCTGGGGGGCTAGAAGACCTTGCCCGTCGTGGAAATGACTATCTTGTGACTTACAGGCACATGGAGGAAACAGATGCTGAGTATGGATCGTATATTGGGGATATCAAATTGCCTTCCCGTCTCAAGGAGCTCTTGAGAGAAAAAGGGATAGAACGGCTCTACAAATTTCAGGAGATTTGCTACAATCTCATCATGGACGGACATGATGTTGTTATCTCTGCTCCTACTGCGCAGGGCAAAACGGAAGGTTTCATTCTTCCAATTATGAAGAAACTGCTAATCAATATCCGTGATTCTGTCATGAATCCCGGTGTACGAACATTACTTGTTTATCCTACGAAAGCCCTTGCAAGAGACCAGTACGAGAAAATATCCGCAATGTGTGATGCATGCAGTTTAACAGCAGCTATCTTTGATGGTGATGTCTCACAACACAAACGAAGGAAAATATATTCCAATCCCCCGGACATTATGCTGACAAATCCTGACATACTTCATTACCACTTGGGATGGAAAAGATCTAGACTGGTACCGCTTTTGGAGACAGTTGATTTTGTCGTACTGGATGAAATCCATCTATACTCTGGCTCTATGGGCGCGAACCTCTTCTACATCCTGAAACGACTTGCACTTGCCTGTGGTGATTTCCAGAAAATTGGTGCTTCAGCAACAATCGCGAATCCCAAAGAATTTGCTGAACTCATATTCGATACAGATGTAAAACTGGTTGCGTCAGAGCGTGCCAAACGCGGCCCAATACATTTCTTGATGTATTATCCCGGAGAGCGAAGCAAATACAGCATGATTGTTGATATTGTCGATAAGCTCCAACAAGGAGATTTCAAGACGCTTGTATTTGGCAACACGCATACTGAAGCTGAGCTTCTCAATATGATGATTAACGATAGCGGACACAAGTCGATGGTTCATAGAGCAGGCTTGTCTAAAAAATACCGAAATGATGTCGAGGAGGATTTCAAATCAGGTGACCTTCCTATTATCGTGTCCACCCCAACTCTTGAACTTGGTGTAGATATTGGGGACCTTGATTCTGTTGTTAGCATGATTACCTCAATTACGAGATTGACTCAAAGAATTGGACGGGCGGGAAGGCAAGGCCAAGAGAGTGTTGCGGTTCTGGCTCTCCGTGATAATGATCCGATTTCGTCATTCTATAGGCATCAACCTGAGAAGTACTTCACTGATATTGATGCAGCCTACATGGAGCCAGAAAATGAGGTCGTAGGCTATTTTCAGCTCATTGCTGCAGCTATGAGTGGCAAATTGCATACTTCACATTTTCCTGGCCAGAAGGATATCCTCAATCAGTTGGAGCGGGAAGGCATTTTATCTGTGACTGAGAATGGTGAAGTACGAGTTGCTGACTATGAGCGAGCGAGGAAGGAGTGGAGGGGCTATAGCATACGCGGAATTGGCGACACAGTCCAAATAAAGTCTGGAAAGAAGACTATTGGCCGTCGCTCAATGCCGATGGCGGCACAAGAGCTACATCCGGGAGCCATATATCTTCATGGAGGGGATAACTACAAGTCAGTGGAATTCGCTTACACCTCGGGTTTGGGCAGAGCCAGAGTAGTACAAATTGATGAGAAGAATGTTTACACTAAACCGCTATATGTTACAATGCCTCGGATTGTTAAGATAAACGAGAATCAAGACTTACTTGGAATGGATGTAGTATACTGCGATCTTGAAATGAAACAGACTGTGGATGGTTATGTAAAAAAGGAGACCGGGAGCGGTGACATTCTCGATATGACCCAGTTGCAAAATCCCTTGGATTACACCTATAAAACCAAGGGCTTTGCTTTTGCGGCACCAGAACCTGATATCGCAGTAGATAAGTACCTCTCAGGGGAGTTTCGAAATGCCGAAGGTCCCAGAATGGGACCTGCAGACCTTTACGGTGGAGCTTTCCATGCATTGGAACATGTAGTGATAGAATCAAGTGATATGTTGACTGGCGGCAGTACAAGAGAGATTGGTGGCGTATCGATGGGTGACAGTGGCATCATATTCGTCTATGACGGTTGCCCTGGAGGAAATGGTGCCTCAAAGCTGTTGTTTACAAGACTTCAAGAGGCCTTAAAGCGGTCTGAAACCATCTTGAACAAGTGTGATTGTGATACTATCGATGGATGCCCCCTCTGTACCTATTCATATCAATGTGGTAACAATAACAGTCCACTGTTCAAACAGGGGGCTTTGCAAAGCGTTCGGCAGATACTTGCTGGAACCGATACACAAGTGGATACCGAGGGCTATCGTGGATACGAACCCTTGGTCTAA
- a CDS encoding DUF87 domain-containing protein yields MKLDKTKLGEHFGKVGTGNQTHLGIMGTNRDIAVGEIFMVYSSRDNNERIFFFRVLGLENYLRQVENLSKVAGTLMVEGDSYLSGIERNMLLSVEGRLLGYAEQRGGKWVFNSPRRLPDHLADVYRPISGKSDPLVRDMLASQTGGEIYCGDLQVGESTLQVPVNMDAKYLPMHVGIFGATGAGKSNLMMVLIKSFIDANLKASRGNDDVTKLSAFCIDPHDEFASGVDDYGIQDIVENMDEQTRLTVFGDFYYLTTHLAATSREIRRYARELRILWSEIKPRDLYSIMDFTNQMGAFIDGQYSNSGEDWIADILGMDEPPGGTTKATFRAVKRRLRFVERSPVFAKSGSSVLADIFEAMETGKILVVNTSLMGDMEQFLLTTVVTRTLSDLRRALKSSGNLGDFEKQGEKRLPASFFSKVKKKAKSFYGVSGTTNESPVMDPKNLPVIQVTVEEAPSILNPELMRGRSVFKDISRQGRKFNIGLLVISQQVSVLDNVILSQMNTEINLRLGNEREIASCIENASVNIAGFENEFRVMSRGEAILTASYREMPIPVKIPLFDDIYRRDKGNYKSNSGNDPEEYII; encoded by the coding sequence ATGAAATTGGACAAAACGAAACTGGGTGAACATTTTGGTAAGGTTGGCACAGGCAACCAGACACATTTGGGAATTATGGGAACAAACCGAGACATTGCCGTTGGTGAGATTTTCATGGTGTATTCTTCCCGTGATAATAACGAACGCATTTTCTTCTTCCGTGTGCTGGGGCTAGAAAACTACCTAAGACAAGTTGAGAACCTCTCCAAAGTAGCGGGGACACTCATGGTCGAGGGCGATTCATATTTGTCAGGTATTGAACGAAACATGCTTCTTTCTGTTGAAGGTAGACTACTAGGATATGCAGAACAGCGTGGAGGCAAATGGGTCTTTAATTCCCCTCGACGACTACCTGATCATCTTGCTGATGTCTATCGTCCTATATCGGGCAAATCAGACCCCTTGGTTCGAGATATGCTTGCATCCCAAACAGGCGGCGAAATCTATTGTGGAGATTTGCAAGTTGGGGAATCTACCCTTCAAGTACCAGTTAACATGGATGCAAAATATTTGCCAATGCATGTTGGTATTTTTGGTGCAACTGGGGCTGGAAAAAGCAACCTTATGATGGTCCTAATCAAATCATTCATTGATGCGAATCTTAAGGCATCGAGGGGTAACGATGATGTTACGAAGCTCTCGGCTTTTTGTATAGATCCTCATGATGAATTTGCTAGTGGGGTAGATGACTATGGAATACAAGATATAGTTGAGAATATGGATGAACAGACACGGTTAACTGTTTTTGGTGATTTTTACTATCTTACAACCCATCTAGCTGCTACTAGCAGAGAAATACGACGGTACGCTAGGGAGCTACGCATTTTATGGAGCGAGATCAAGCCAAGAGATTTGTATTCCATAATGGATTTCACGAATCAAATGGGTGCCTTCATTGATGGCCAGTATTCCAACTCTGGAGAGGATTGGATAGCTGATATTCTTGGTATGGATGAACCGCCTGGGGGGACAACAAAAGCGACATTCCGTGCTGTAAAGAGGCGGCTTCGTTTTGTTGAACGTTCTCCAGTTTTTGCTAAATCTGGAAGTTCCGTTCTAGCTGATATTTTCGAAGCTATGGAAACCGGAAAAATACTGGTTGTCAATACGAGTCTTATGGGCGATATGGAACAGTTTCTTCTGACTACAGTAGTGACTCGAACCCTTTCAGATCTTCGACGGGCACTAAAAAGCAGTGGAAACCTTGGGGACTTTGAAAAGCAGGGTGAGAAACGGCTACCTGCTAGTTTCTTCAGTAAAGTCAAGAAGAAAGCTAAATCCTTCTATGGTGTTAGTGGAACCACCAATGAATCGCCGGTTATGGATCCGAAGAATCTCCCTGTAATTCAGGTTACTGTGGAGGAGGCACCGTCTATTCTAAACCCTGAGCTGATGCGCGGTCGGTCCGTCTTCAAAGACATCTCAAGACAAGGCCGGAAGTTCAATATTGGGTTGTTGGTTATCAGTCAACAGGTGAGTGTCCTAGATAATGTGATACTGAGCCAGATGAATACGGAAATCAACCTGAGATTGGGAAACGAACGTGAAATAGCCTCCTGCATTGAGAATGCCAGTGTCAATATAGCTGGATTCGAAAACGAGTTCCGGGTAATGTCACGAGGAGAAGCTATACTCACTGCTTCTTACAGAGAAATGCCAATCCCTGTAAAAATACCGCTTTTCGATGACATCTATAGGCGTGATAAAGGAAATTACAAAAGCAACTCTGGAAATGACCCCGAAGAGTATATCATCTGA
- the amrS gene encoding AmmeMemoRadiSam system radical SAM enzyme produces MTVWLEGFDRNVVHKGLLQRERNGTARCLTCGHQCIIQEGERGFCNTRGNSNGSIYTFVYGSISSISNNRIEKKPIYHFAPGTRALTVGSWSCNATCGFCQNYRISKTEPTPENKNFMAPKDFVKEAERRGSQGTSVSLNEAATLMLEWNIEMFDAARKEGLYNTIVTNGYMSKKAIELMIDAGLDAANIDIKGCEGVKEECGIDVELVWQNAIRMKQKGVHVELTTLMVPGLSDNFSCIEKIAKRIHNDLGASTPWHISRYFPAFKYDKPPTRIQDLLAAKEIGKEHGLDYVYVGNVHSRDLQNTVCPSCGSLCYERSSMKSINKGVAKGGCCASCGTDLNFSGLHGKWKRK; encoded by the coding sequence TTGACTGTTTGGCTTGAGGGTTTTGATAGGAATGTTGTCCACAAGGGCCTCTTGCAGAGAGAACGTAATGGTACCGCTCGGTGCCTAACCTGTGGACATCAATGCATAATACAGGAAGGAGAACGTGGATTCTGTAATACCAGAGGGAATTCCAATGGATCAATCTATACCTTCGTTTACGGTAGTATCTCATCGATTAGCAACAACCGCATTGAGAAAAAGCCAATCTATCATTTTGCCCCAGGTACTAGGGCACTAACCGTGGGCAGCTGGAGCTGCAATGCAACTTGCGGATTCTGTCAGAACTACAGGATATCCAAAACAGAACCCACACCAGAGAATAAGAATTTCATGGCTCCCAAGGATTTTGTTAAGGAAGCGGAAAGACGAGGTTCACAGGGAACATCGGTCTCTCTAAATGAAGCTGCAACTCTTATGTTAGAATGGAACATAGAGATGTTTGATGCTGCAAGAAAGGAGGGGTTATACAATACGATTGTGACTAACGGCTACATGAGCAAAAAGGCAATCGAGTTGATGATAGATGCAGGACTTGATGCAGCCAACATCGATATCAAAGGCTGTGAAGGAGTAAAGGAAGAATGTGGAATCGACGTAGAACTGGTGTGGCAGAATGCGATACGGATGAAACAGAAAGGCGTTCATGTTGAACTCACCACCCTGATGGTCCCAGGATTGAGTGACAACTTCTCCTGCATTGAGAAAATTGCGAAAAGAATTCACAATGATTTGGGAGCCTCTACGCCTTGGCATATCAGCCGGTATTTTCCTGCTTTTAAATACGATAAGCCACCCACCAGAATCCAAGATTTACTTGCTGCGAAGGAGATAGGTAAGGAACATGGACTCGATTACGTGTATGTTGGGAACGTGCACTCACGAGACCTGCAGAATACAGTTTGTCCATCATGTGGTAGCCTATGCTATGAGCGATCCAGTATGAAATCCATAAACAAGGGAGTAGCTAAGGGCGGTTGTTGTGCCTCTTGCGGTACGGACCTTAATTTCTCAGGACTTCACGGTAAGTGGAAACGCAAGTAA
- a CDS encoding TIGR01210 family radical SAM protein produces the protein MTKPLDKMHELVTRAALEERERSLSKRRHSNPTEPSAAWVTKARIEEELGYALSVVLATVGCSHARGPYGGCTMCSYLLDGAAEQISSSNIVKQFRKAMSRLEHKEPPLSVKIYTSGSFLDTEEIPPDARVKILDIISDDDRVQEVVIETRPEFIQLSTLEEIKTKLGERTIEIAIGLESSSDVIREVYINKGFTFQDFKAAVDLVLSVGLDIRSYVLIKPPFLTEKQALLDGIQSIKDAADLGSNTVSVNPVAVQKDTVVERLWYRRDYRPPWLWTVSEVLRRARQDVSPDVRIICDPVAPGKRRGPHNCGMCDDAFSKAISKFSLTQDAQSLATLDCDCQHSWMHSLEHEELSLLIHGR, from the coding sequence ATGACGAAACCATTGGATAAGATGCATGAACTTGTGACGCGAGCCGCATTGGAAGAGCGGGAACGATCATTATCGAAGAGACGGCATTCAAATCCGACTGAACCTTCTGCAGCATGGGTTACGAAAGCTAGAATTGAAGAAGAACTCGGATATGCGCTTTCTGTTGTTCTCGCGACCGTTGGTTGTTCTCATGCACGAGGGCCCTATGGCGGATGTACCATGTGCAGCTATTTGCTCGACGGAGCTGCAGAGCAGATAAGCTCCAGCAACATTGTGAAGCAGTTTAGAAAAGCCATGTCGAGGCTAGAACACAAGGAACCGCCTCTGTCTGTGAAGATTTACACGAGTGGCAGTTTTCTTGATACGGAAGAAATCCCTCCGGACGCCAGAGTGAAAATACTTGACATAATCTCAGACGATGACCGAGTGCAAGAAGTTGTTATTGAAACACGGCCAGAGTTTATCCAACTCTCTACTCTTGAGGAAATCAAGACGAAGCTTGGTGAGAGGACTATCGAGATAGCAATTGGTCTTGAAAGCAGTAGTGATGTTATACGAGAAGTCTATATCAACAAGGGGTTCACTTTTCAGGATTTCAAAGCTGCCGTCGACCTTGTACTTTCGGTTGGTCTTGACATCCGATCCTATGTCTTGATTAAGCCGCCATTTCTCACAGAGAAACAGGCGCTATTGGACGGTATTCAGAGTATCAAAGATGCCGCTGATTTGGGGTCAAATACTGTCTCAGTCAATCCGGTAGCAGTTCAGAAAGACACGGTGGTTGAGAGGCTCTGGTATCGGCGAGATTATCGACCGCCATGGCTCTGGACTGTCTCCGAAGTATTGAGACGTGCAAGACAGGATGTAAGTCCTGATGTACGAATAATCTGCGATCCTGTCGCTCCTGGAAAGCGAAGAGGCCCGCATAATTGTGGAATGTGTGACGATGCTTTCTCAAAGGCGATTAGCAAATTTTCATTGACTCAAGATGCTCAATCACTGGCTACTCTTGATTGCGATTGTCAGCATTCTTGGATGCATTCTCTTGAACATGAAGAGCTTTCGTTGCTTATTCATGGCCGATGA